The following coding sequences lie in one Oscillatoria salina IIICB1 genomic window:
- the apcA gene encoding globin family protein: MSIVTKSIVNADAEARYLSPGELDRIKGFVTSGERRLRIAQTLTESRERIVKQAGDKLFQKRPDVVSPGGNAYGEEMTATCLRDMDYYLRLVTYGVVAGDTTPIEEIGLVGVAEMYKSLGTPIDAVAESVRAMKEVATSMMSAEDAGEAGSYFDYVIGAMQ, from the coding sequence ATGAGTATCGTCACGAAATCAATCGTGAATGCAGATGCCGAGGCTCGCTATCTCAGCCCTGGCGAATTAGATAGAATCAAAGGCTTCGTCACCAGTGGCGAACGTCGCTTGCGTATTGCTCAAACTCTAACTGAGTCTCGCGAGCGCATCGTTAAGCAAGCAGGCGACAAATTATTCCAAAAGCGCCCTGACGTTGTTTCCCCTGGCGGAAATGCTTATGGCGAAGAAATGACTGCTACTTGCTTGCGTGATATGGACTACTACCTCCGTCTCGTCACCTACGGTGTAGTAGCTGGTGACACCACTCCAATTGAAGAAATTGGTTTGGTTGGTGTAGCCGAAATGTACAAGTCTTTAGGAACCCCAATTGATGCGGTTGCTGAAAGCGTCCGTGCAATGAAAGAAGTTGCTACTTCGATGATGTCTGCTGAAGACGCTGGCGAAGCAGGTTCTTACTTCGATTATGTAATTGGTGCAATGCAGTAG
- a CDS encoding F0F1 ATP synthase subunit B' — MMHWTFILATEAVETTVKEGGLFDFDATLPLMAVQFVILVALLNAVFYKPLGKAIDERADYIRKNIADARERKQKTQNLAQQLELELRDARRKSQDVIAAAQAEAQKVADAKIKEAQQEVQAEREKAAQEIEAQKAEAFGSLEGEVEALSNQILNKLLGAELVNK; from the coding sequence ATGATGCACTGGACATTTATTTTAGCAACAGAGGCAGTTGAGACAACTGTAAAAGAGGGAGGGCTGTTTGATTTTGATGCTACTTTGCCCTTAATGGCAGTGCAGTTTGTCATTTTGGTGGCGCTGCTAAATGCGGTTTTTTATAAACCATTAGGCAAAGCAATAGACGAGCGAGCAGATTATATTCGGAAAAATATCGCTGATGCTCGCGAACGCAAACAGAAAACTCAAAATCTAGCTCAACAACTGGAATTAGAGTTAAGAGATGCGCGTCGGAAGTCTCAAGATGTAATTGCCGCAGCCCAAGCAGAAGCTCAGAAAGTTGCTGATGCAAAAATTAAGGAAGCACAGCAAGAAGTACAAGCAGAGCGCGAAAAAGCGGCTCAAGAAATAGAAGCTCAAAAAGCAGAAGCATTCGGTTCCCTCGAAGGAGAAGTGGAGGCACTTAGCAACCAAATTTTAAATAAGCTTTTGGGAGCTGAGTTAGTAAATAAGTAG
- a CDS encoding class I SAM-dependent methyltransferase encodes MNKTKPESGNREISTAVQRLYDTYPFPPEPLLDEPPPGYNWRWNWVAAYNFCLGQKPPTEKIRILDAGCGTGVGTEYLVHLNPEAEVVGIDLSSGALEVAKERCRRSGANRVQFHQLNLVEADQLPGEFDLINCVGVLHHLPDPIAGIQALAKKLANGGLMHVFVYAELGRWEIRLMQQAIALLQNNQRGDYQDGVQIGRKIFASLPENNRIVKREKERWSLENQRDECFADMYVHPQEIDYNIETLFELIEASGLKFIGFSNPQIWKLERLLDKAPELIARASQLSEKERYRLIELLDPDNITHYEFFLGREPLSSVDWSSEEKLKAATPELHPCIDGWESQCLFNYDYQIINLSEAEFEFMKACARNTESKRSIGEILAENPLEIEKVRSLLKNQLIILTNEQ; translated from the coding sequence GTGAATAAAACTAAACCAGAATCAGGGAATCGGGAAATTAGTACGGCTGTGCAACGGCTTTATGATACTTATCCGTTTCCCCCAGAACCTCTTTTAGATGAACCACCTCCGGGATACAATTGGCGCTGGAATTGGGTAGCTGCTTATAATTTCTGTCTCGGTCAAAAACCGCCAACAGAAAAGATTCGGATTTTGGATGCGGGCTGCGGTACTGGTGTGGGGACAGAGTATTTAGTTCATTTGAACCCGGAAGCGGAAGTGGTCGGAATTGATTTGAGTTCGGGTGCTTTAGAGGTAGCGAAAGAGCGCTGTCGTCGTTCTGGAGCAAATCGAGTTCAGTTTCACCAGCTTAATTTGGTGGAGGCTGACCAATTACCGGGAGAGTTTGATTTAATTAACTGTGTGGGCGTTTTGCATCATTTACCCGATCCGATCGCCGGAATTCAAGCTTTAGCGAAAAAGTTAGCGAACGGTGGCTTGATGCACGTTTTTGTCTATGCTGAGTTGGGACGTTGGGAAATTCGTTTGATGCAACAGGCGATCGCCCTTTTGCAAAATAACCAGCGAGGCGATTATCAAGATGGGGTACAAATTGGCAGAAAAATTTTTGCTTCACTACCAGAAAATAATCGAATTGTCAAGCGCGAAAAAGAACGTTGGTCATTGGAAAATCAACGAGATGAGTGTTTTGCGGATATGTACGTCCATCCCCAAGAAATTGATTACAATATCGAGACTTTATTTGAGTTAATCGAGGCAAGTGGGTTAAAATTTATTGGCTTTTCTAATCCCCAAATTTGGAAACTAGAGCGACTTTTAGACAAAGCACCAGAGTTGATCGCTAGAGCATCACAATTAAGTGAAAAAGAGCGTTATCGACTCATTGAGTTACTCGACCCCGATAATATTACTCACTACGAATTTTTCCTAGGACGAGAACCCTTAAGTTCGGTAGATTGGTCGAGTGAGGAAAAGTTAAAAGCAGCAACTCCCGAACTACATCCTTGTATCGACGGTTGGGAGAGTCAGTGTTTGTTTAATTACGACTATCAGATTATCAACTTATCCGAAGCAGAATTTGAATTTATGAAAGCTTGCGCTCGTAATACTGAGTCAAAACGAAGTATAGGCGAGATTTTAGCTGAAAATCCTTTAGAGATCGAGAAAGTGCGATCTTTACTGAAAAATCAATTAATTATTCTTACCAATGAGCAGTAA
- the atpE gene encoding ATP synthase F0 subunit C encodes MDPLIAAASVVAASLAVGLAAIGPGIGQGNAAGQAVEGIARQPEAEGKIRGTLLLSLAFMEALTIYGLVVALVLLFANPFS; translated from the coding sequence ATGGATCCATTAATTGCTGCTGCTTCCGTTGTTGCTGCATCTTTGGCTGTTGGTTTAGCAGCGATCGGTCCTGGAATCGGTCAAGGTAATGCGGCTGGTCAAGCTGTAGAAGGTATTGCACGTCAACCCGAAGCTGAAGGTAAAATTCGCGGTACTTTGTTGCTGTCTTTGGCATTCATGGAAGCACTGACAATTTACGGTTTAGTAGTTGCTCTCGTGCTACTGTTTGCTAATCCTTTCTCGTAA
- a CDS encoding phycobilisome rod-core linker polypeptide — translation MSVTASGGSSLARPQLYQTVPVSTISVAEQQDRFPENAELKELETYFRSGSKRIEIAQTISNNSDLIVSRAANRIFVGGSPMSYLEKPQEDVGQELVKAGAESSANALGNVTYVESGGGGFLEGLRSLFSSPGGGGGPIPAGFRPINVSRYGARNMQKSLRDLAWMLRYLSYAIVAGDPNIIVVNVRGLREIIENACSGAATIVALQEMRVATIGYFRKDQEAQAIVAQYFEVLVNEFKAPTPSDKLRQSPSPDKQGLQLPQSYYNAAEKRQKFVMKPGLSALEKKATVKAAYRQIFERDITRAYSQSNSYLESQVKNGDISMKEFVRRLGKSPLYRKQFYEPFINSRALELAFRHFLGRGPSSREELQEYFSIVSNGGLGALVDALVDSQEYSDYFGEETVPYLRGLGLEAQECRNWGMQQDLYNYSAPFRKIPQFITTFAEYTNPLPDQHPYGSGNDPLEIQFGAIFPKETRNPSSSPAPFNKDTKRILIHRGPGINNQVSNPKARGEFPGSLGAKVFRFDRRPFSGLNAKRNNSDSVKFSENTSQAVIRAAYRQVFGRDVYDGQRQKVAEIKLENGEITLREFIRILAKSDVFRNLYWSSLYVCKAIEYIHRRLLGRPTYGRQEMNKYFDISGKKGFYALIDEMIDSLEYNEAFGEDTVPYERYLTPGGYQLRKARPGSIGKDTGVRVEKKAAPRFVELGQVQERAEVEVESRIKQGVTVERQQTKIFKLTNLNDKVALENAIRAAYRQIFERDVEPYIIKNEFTVLESKLRNGEISVKEFIEGLGCSDLYIKEFYTPYPNTKVIELGTKHFLGRAPLTQKEIQTYNQILAGQGIRAFVSAMVNSMEYLEVFNEDTVPYRRFPTLPAANFPNTEKLYNKLTKQDRNLVVPSFEPVKSRVDSAKMPLTGKAIADMQAQQPKPEVAEVGRSFSNDGSADLAVRAAVTPSRPKVARIFRLQPQATEAQVEQVLKAIYCQVLDIWSLEVPCELRSPKLDSQLREGKISVRQFVKELVNQPIYRRRFYAPYPNQKVVELLFRHLLGRTPITSELGEYERLLTEQGLEAAATALINSSEYNRFFGENVVPYQRFASKLV, via the coding sequence ATGAGTGTTACGGCAAGTGGTGGAAGTTCATTAGCGCGTCCGCAACTATATCAAACTGTACCAGTCTCGACAATTTCGGTAGCGGAACAACAAGACCGTTTTCCGGAAAATGCCGAGTTAAAAGAACTAGAGACGTATTTTCGTTCTGGTAGTAAGCGGATTGAGATTGCTCAAACAATCAGCAACAATTCTGACTTGATTGTTTCGCGTGCAGCCAACCGAATTTTTGTGGGTGGTTCGCCCATGTCTTACCTGGAAAAACCCCAGGAAGATGTAGGTCAAGAATTGGTCAAAGCAGGTGCAGAAAGTAGTGCCAATGCTTTAGGTAACGTCACCTACGTCGAAAGCGGTGGCGGTGGCTTTTTAGAAGGTTTGCGATCGCTGTTTAGTTCTCCAGGTGGAGGTGGCGGTCCAATCCCGGCAGGTTTTCGACCGATTAACGTTTCCCGCTACGGCGCAAGAAATATGCAAAAGTCGCTGCGGGACTTAGCTTGGATGCTGCGCTACCTGAGTTACGCGATCGTCGCAGGCGACCCCAATATCATTGTCGTCAACGTTCGCGGCTTGCGGGAAATCATCGAAAATGCTTGCTCTGGTGCAGCGACGATTGTCGCTTTGCAAGAAATGCGCGTAGCCACAATAGGTTACTTCCGGAAAGACCAAGAAGCCCAGGCGATCGTTGCTCAGTATTTTGAAGTGCTGGTTAACGAATTCAAAGCCCCGACTCCTTCCGACAAACTACGTCAGAGTCCCAGCCCCGACAAACAAGGGCTACAACTGCCTCAAAGTTACTACAATGCGGCAGAAAAACGGCAAAAGTTCGTCATGAAACCCGGACTTTCAGCCCTAGAGAAAAAAGCGACTGTAAAAGCGGCTTATCGTCAAATCTTTGAGCGAGACATCACTCGCGCTTACAGTCAATCGAACTCCTACCTAGAGTCCCAGGTCAAAAATGGCGACATCTCGATGAAAGAATTCGTCCGTCGTCTCGGTAAATCGCCTTTATACCGCAAACAATTCTACGAACCTTTCATCAACTCTCGCGCACTCGAACTCGCTTTCCGTCATTTCCTCGGACGCGGTCCCTCTTCGCGCGAAGAACTGCAAGAGTATTTTTCAATTGTTTCTAATGGTGGACTAGGAGCTTTAGTTGATGCACTGGTTGACTCTCAGGAATATTCCGACTACTTCGGCGAAGAAACAGTACCTTACCTACGGGGATTGGGATTAGAAGCCCAAGAATGCCGTAACTGGGGAATGCAGCAAGATTTGTATAACTACAGCGCCCCATTCCGCAAAATCCCCCAATTTATTACTACTTTTGCCGAATATACCAATCCCTTACCAGACCAACATCCTTACGGTTCTGGTAACGACCCTCTAGAAATTCAGTTTGGGGCAATTTTCCCGAAAGAAACCCGCAACCCCAGCAGCAGTCCGGCACCGTTTAACAAAGATACCAAGCGGATTTTAATTCACCGAGGTCCGGGAATTAACAACCAAGTCAGCAATCCTAAAGCGCGAGGAGAGTTTCCTGGTTCTTTGGGTGCAAAAGTATTCCGTTTCGATCGGCGTCCCTTCTCTGGTTTAAATGCTAAACGCAATAACAGCGATAGCGTCAAATTTAGCGAAAATACTAGCCAAGCAGTCATCCGCGCAGCATATCGTCAGGTATTCGGACGAGATGTTTATGATGGTCAGCGTCAGAAAGTAGCAGAAATTAAGCTGGAAAACGGCGAGATTACTTTGCGCGAGTTTATCCGCATTTTGGCGAAATCAGATGTCTTCCGCAATCTTTACTGGTCTTCGTTATACGTTTGTAAAGCGATCGAGTATATTCATCGTCGTTTGTTAGGTCGTCCTACCTATGGACGGCAGGAAATGAATAAATACTTCGATATTTCTGGCAAAAAAGGTTTTTATGCCTTGATCGACGAGATGATTGATTCTCTCGAATATAACGAGGCTTTCGGGGAAGATACGGTTCCTTACGAACGTTATTTGACTCCTGGTGGTTATCAGTTGCGGAAAGCTCGTCCGGGTAGCATTGGTAAGGATACGGGAGTTCGCGTGGAGAAAAAAGCGGCTCCTCGCTTTGTAGAGTTGGGTCAAGTTCAAGAACGAGCAGAGGTTGAGGTTGAGTCTCGGATTAAGCAAGGTGTTACCGTCGAACGTCAACAAACCAAGATATTTAAGTTGACTAACCTCAATGACAAGGTGGCGCTAGAAAATGCGATTCGAGCAGCATATCGTCAGATTTTCGAGCGTGATGTCGAGCCTTACATCATTAAGAACGAGTTTACCGTTCTCGAAAGTAAGCTTCGCAATGGCGAAATTAGTGTCAAGGAGTTTATTGAAGGTTTAGGTTGTTCGGATCTTTACATCAAGGAGTTTTATACCCCCTATCCCAACACGAAGGTGATTGAGTTAGGAACTAAGCATTTCTTGGGTCGCGCTCCTTTGACTCAGAAGGAAATCCAAACTTATAATCAGATTCTTGCTGGTCAAGGTATTCGCGCTTTTGTCAGTGCGATGGTGAATAGCATGGAGTATCTGGAAGTGTTTAACGAGGATACGGTTCCTTATCGTCGCTTCCCGACTTTACCAGCCGCGAACTTCCCGAATACTGAGAAGCTTTATAACAAGCTGACCAAGCAAGACCGTAATTTGGTGGTTCCCAGCTTTGAGCCTGTAAAATCCCGCGTGGATAGTGCGAAAATGCCTTTAACTGGAAAGGCGATCGCCGATATGCAGGCGCAACAACCGAAGCCAGAGGTGGCAGAGGTGGGTCGCTCTTTCAGTAACGATGGCTCTGCTGACCTGGCGGTACGCGCGGCGGTGACTCCTTCACGTCCCAAGGTAGCACGGATTTTCCGCTTGCAACCCCAAGCAACTGAGGCACAGGTAGAACAAGTGTTAAAGGCGATTTACTGCCAAGTTTTGGATATTTGGAGTCTAGAAGTTCCTTGTGAGTTACGCAGTCCCAAACTAGATAGCCAATTGCGTGAAGGCAAAATTTCGGTACGTCAGTTTGTCAAAGAACTGGTAAATCAACCGATTTATCGCCGTCGTTTCTATGCTCCTTATCCGAACCAAAAAGTGGTTGAGTTGTTATTCCGTCATTTGTTGGGACGCACTCCAATTACCTCTGAACTTGGAGAGTACGAACGCTTGTTGACTGAACAAGGGCTAGAAGCCGCAGCAACGGCGTTGATTAATAGCTCGGAGTACAATCGCTTCTTTGGCGAAAATGTTGTGCCTTACCAGCGTTTTGCCTCTAAGTTAGTTTAG
- a CDS encoding F0F1 ATP synthase subunit B, with product MVINFLYLATEAAEAAEEGGFGLNFDILETNLINLVIIIGVLFVFGRRFLGKILEERRSKIQSEIKEAEVQAKEAAAALADAQQKLAQAQAEVEKIRTTAEQTAQKAKESILAQANTEVERIKADAVADVNTEKERAIAELKQRVATLAIDRVESRMKEILDESTQQQLIDRSIARLGGS from the coding sequence ATAGTGATAAATTTTCTCTACCTAGCCACCGAAGCGGCAGAAGCAGCCGAAGAGGGTGGTTTTGGTTTGAATTTTGACATTTTAGAAACTAATCTGATTAACCTGGTAATTATTATCGGGGTCTTGTTCGTGTTTGGGCGGAGATTCTTAGGGAAAATTCTCGAAGAAAGACGCTCAAAAATCCAGTCAGAAATTAAGGAAGCTGAAGTTCAAGCGAAAGAAGCGGCTGCGGCTTTAGCCGATGCCCAGCAGAAGTTGGCTCAGGCTCAGGCAGAAGTAGAAAAAATTCGGACGACGGCTGAACAAACAGCCCAGAAAGCGAAAGAATCAATTTTAGCTCAGGCAAACACAGAAGTAGAGCGAATTAAAGCAGATGCAGTCGCTGATGTCAATACCGAAAAAGAACGGGCGATCGCGGAATTGAAACAGCGAGTGGCGACATTGGCGATCGATCGTGTTGAGTCTCGGATGAAGGAGATTTTAGACGAATCAACTCAACAACAATTAATTGACCGCAGCATTGCACGGCTCGGAGGTAGCTGA
- the atpH gene encoding ATP synthase F1 subunit delta, whose protein sequence is MKKSLVSAEIVEPYAEALMSLAQQRDLTEPFGEQLRSLLELLENSSELNEFLSNPVVKDEDKKAVLRRIGGEEFDPLLMNFLMLLVDKRRIIFIEEICQQYLELLRKLNNAVLAEVSSAAELNDEQKQAVSNKVKAMTGASAVELKTKIDPDLIGGVIIRVGSQVLDASIRGQLRRISLSLKSAA, encoded by the coding sequence ATGAAGAAAAGTTTAGTAAGTGCCGAAATCGTCGAACCTTATGCTGAAGCTTTGATGTCTTTGGCACAGCAAAGAGATTTGACAGAACCTTTTGGCGAACAACTCCGCTCTTTGCTGGAACTACTGGAAAATTCGAGCGAACTAAACGAGTTTTTGAGTAATCCAGTGGTCAAAGATGAAGACAAAAAAGCTGTACTTCGACGTATTGGCGGGGAAGAATTTGACCCTTTGCTGATGAACTTTTTAATGCTGCTGGTTGATAAACGGCGCATTATTTTCATAGAAGAAATTTGTCAGCAATACTTAGAATTACTGCGGAAGTTGAATAATGCGGTTTTAGCAGAAGTAAGCTCTGCCGCAGAATTGAACGACGAACAAAAACAGGCAGTTTCCAACAAAGTTAAGGCGATGACAGGTGCTAGCGCTGTGGAACTGAAGACAAAAATTGACCCCGATTTAATCGGTGGGGTAATTATTCGTGTCGGTTCTCAGGTGCTAGATGCTAGTATCCGAGGACAACTGCGTCGTATTAGCTTGAGCTTGAAAAGTGCAGCTTAA
- a CDS encoding ATP synthase subunit I encodes MNPSNPSSETTLQTDELSSESSSSSTVNNSMEEFYQLQKTLYLVTLGMSVVIFISVWFFYSLNTGLNYAIGACAGMVYLKMLARDVQRLGVQKKRLGSGRLAPFIGLIVLATQLQKLQILPIFLGFMTYKAAILVYVLQTTIVPAQK; translated from the coding sequence GTGAATCCGTCAAACCCATCTAGTGAAACCACACTCCAAACAGACGAACTTAGCTCAGAAAGTTCATCCTCATCCACAGTCAATAATTCAATGGAAGAGTTTTACCAACTGCAAAAAACCTTGTATTTGGTGACTTTAGGAATGAGCGTAGTTATTTTTATCTCAGTTTGGTTTTTTTACTCCCTAAACACTGGCTTAAATTATGCGATCGGTGCGTGCGCGGGTATGGTTTACTTAAAAATGTTAGCCAGAGATGTGCAAAGGCTGGGGGTACAAAAAAAGAGACTCGGTTCCGGTCGCTTAGCACCATTCATCGGGCTAATAGTATTAGCAACTCAATTGCAAAAGTTGCAAATTTTGCCCATATTTCTCGGATTTATGACTTATAAAGCCGCCATTCTCGTCTATGTACTGCAAACCACAATTGTCCCAGCGCAAAAGTAG
- a CDS encoding phycobilisome linker polypeptide: MRMFKVTACVPSQTRIRTQRELQNTYFTKLVPYDNWFREQQRIMKMGGKIMKVELATGKRGTNTGLL; this comes from the coding sequence ATGCGAATGTTTAAAGTGACTGCTTGCGTTCCCAGTCAAACTCGGATTCGGACTCAGCGAGAATTACAGAATACTTACTTTACAAAATTGGTTCCTTATGATAACTGGTTCCGCGAGCAACAGCGAATCATGAAAATGGGCGGCAAAATTATGAAGGTAGAGTTAGCTACCGGAAAAAGAGGCACGAATACCGGATTGCTATAA
- the atpB gene encoding F0F1 ATP synthase subunit A, whose product MEIIDGLNAIISLPLAELEVGKHFYWEIGNIKLHGQVFLTSWIVIVILLIASILATRNIKRIPSGIQNFMEYALEFVRELARNQIGDKEYRPWVPFVGTLFLFIFVSNWSGALVPWKLFEIPNSELAAPTNDINTTVALALLTSLAYFYAGFSKRGLGYLKKYIEPTPILLPINILEDFTKPLSLSFRLFGNILADELVVAVLVLLVPLFIPLPVMALGLFTSAIQALIFATLAAAYIGEAIEGHGGEEHE is encoded by the coding sequence ATGGAAATTATCGATGGTTTAAATGCAATAATTAGTTTGCCTCTCGCAGAATTAGAAGTTGGTAAACACTTTTATTGGGAAATTGGCAATATCAAACTCCACGGACAGGTATTTCTTACCTCTTGGATTGTAATTGTCATTCTCTTGATTGCTTCCATCCTGGCAACGAGAAACATCAAGAGAATTCCCAGTGGAATCCAAAATTTTATGGAATATGCTCTAGAATTTGTTCGAGAGCTAGCAAGAAACCAAATTGGGGACAAAGAGTATCGACCTTGGGTACCATTTGTCGGTACATTATTTTTGTTTATCTTCGTCTCCAACTGGTCAGGGGCGCTTGTACCGTGGAAACTGTTTGAGATTCCTAACAGTGAACTAGCAGCACCAACGAATGACATTAATACTACTGTCGCCTTGGCGCTATTAACATCATTGGCATATTTTTATGCAGGATTTAGCAAGCGCGGTTTAGGTTACTTGAAAAAGTACATCGAGCCAACCCCAATCTTGTTACCGATTAATATTTTGGAAGATTTTACCAAGCCCCTCTCCCTAAGTTTCCGTCTCTTTGGTAATATCTTAGCGGACGAATTAGTCGTAGCAGTATTAGTGTTACTGGTTCCCCTGTTTATACCTTTGCCAGTGATGGCTTTGGGGTTATTTACCAGTGCAATTCAAGCACTAATTTTTGCCACCTTAGCAGCCGCTTACATTGGAGAGGCGATTGAGGGGCATGGTGGAGAAGAGCATGAGTAA
- the apcB gene encoding allophycocyanin subunit beta translates to MQDAITSVINSADVQGKYLDSSAMDKLKGYFQTGELRVRAASVISANAAAIVKEAVAKSLLYSDITRPGGNMYTTRRYAACIRDLDYYLRYATYAMLAGDPSILDERVLNGLKETYNSLGVPIGATVNAIQAMKEVTASLVGADAGKEMGVYFDYICSGLS, encoded by the coding sequence ATGCAAGACGCAATTACCTCAGTAATCAACTCGGCTGACGTTCAAGGTAAATACCTTGACTCTAGCGCAATGGATAAGCTCAAGGGCTATTTCCAAACTGGCGAACTACGCGTTCGTGCAGCTAGTGTAATCAGTGCTAATGCAGCAGCAATTGTTAAGGAAGCTGTTGCTAAGTCCTTGTTGTATTCTGATATCACTCGTCCCGGTGGTAATATGTACACCACCCGTCGCTATGCAGCTTGTATTCGCGACTTAGACTACTATCTACGCTACGCTACCTACGCAATGTTAGCAGGCGATCCTTCCATTCTTGACGAGCGCGTACTCAACGGTTTAAAAGAAACCTACAACTCCCTCGGAGTACCCATCGGCGCTACTGTTAATGCTATTCAAGCTATGAAAGAAGTAACCGCTAGCTTAGTAGGTGCTGATGCAGGTAAAGAAATGGGCGTCTACTTCGACTACATCTGCTCTGGCTTGAGCTAA
- a CDS encoding FtsW/RodA/SpoVE family cell cycle protein: MEARLLRWLTFIWLSIGLVTLFSASYPIADAEYGDGLYYFKRQLLWVLIGLVAFNILVRSPLQYLLKTARWMVLVLLGLLIFTLVPGVGTTINGATRWIPVGSLVMQPSELLKPFLVIQGACLFGQWERHSWLVRGWWLLVFALILGGILLQPNLSTTALCGMTLWLIALAAGLPYFQLSGVAIAGFISALISISLQDYQRRRVMSFLNPWNDPMGDGYQLVQSLLAVGSGGTWGSGFGLSQQKLFYLPIQHTDFIFAVFAEEFGFVGSLVLLLLLMTYATMALVVASKSRHPVQRLVAIGVMILIVGQSLINIGVATGALPTTGLPLPLFSYGGNSIIASLISMALLIRVARESNEAEVVPLQKPRPSRGGTQRRGVPTR, translated from the coding sequence ATGGAAGCACGTTTGCTGCGTTGGTTGACTTTTATTTGGCTGTCGATCGGCTTAGTAACTTTGTTTTCAGCCTCTTATCCGATCGCTGATGCCGAGTATGGAGATGGGCTGTATTATTTCAAAAGACAACTACTGTGGGTCTTAATCGGCTTAGTGGCATTTAATATCCTCGTGCGATCGCCACTGCAATATTTGCTCAAAACAGCCCGTTGGATGGTTTTAGTCTTACTGGGTTTGCTAATCTTTACCTTAGTTCCAGGAGTAGGAACGACGATCAACGGTGCAACTCGTTGGATACCAGTTGGCTCGTTAGTAATGCAGCCGTCTGAATTACTCAAACCCTTCTTAGTAATTCAAGGTGCTTGCTTATTCGGACAGTGGGAACGCCATAGTTGGCTAGTTCGCGGTTGGTGGCTGTTAGTTTTCGCCCTCATTTTAGGGGGAATTTTGTTACAGCCAAATTTAAGTACTACCGCGTTGTGTGGGATGACATTATGGCTAATCGCCCTCGCAGCCGGATTGCCTTATTTCCAACTCTCAGGAGTCGCGATCGCCGGATTTATTTCCGCTTTAATTAGTATTAGTCTCCAAGATTACCAGCGCCGTCGAGTAATGTCTTTTCTCAATCCTTGGAACGATCCGATGGGTGATGGCTATCAATTAGTACAAAGCTTGTTAGCAGTAGGATCTGGCGGTACTTGGGGATCTGGTTTTGGACTCTCTCAACAAAAGCTGTTTTATTTACCCATTCAACATACAGACTTTATTTTTGCCGTCTTTGCTGAAGAATTTGGCTTTGTCGGTAGCTTGGTTTTGCTTTTGCTACTGATGACTTATGCGACAATGGCTCTCGTAGTTGCTTCCAAATCACGGCATCCGGTACAAAGATTAGTAGCGATCGGCGTAATGATTTTGATTGTCGGACAATCTTTAATTAATATTGGTGTCGCTACTGGGGCTTTACCTACCACTGGTTTACCTTTACCGTTGTTTAGTTACGGCGGTAATTCGATTATTGCTAGTTTAATTAGCATGGCTTTACTGATTCGGGTTGCTAGAGAAAGCAATGAAGCCGAAGTAGTTCCTCTGCAAAAACCTCGTCCTTCTAGAGGTGGAACCCAACGTCGAGGAGTCCCTACGAGGTGA